The Candidatus Dependentiae bacterium DNA segment AAGGCGTATCTTGAAAACCATCTTGAGCATTTACATAAGCTTCATTTTTAATAAAGTCTTTGACTAATGAAATATTGTTTTCTTTTGCTGCTCTATGCAATGGAGTTGTATAAAATATATCATGACTCAGATACGGCATATCTTCCTCTTTAATTGAGTTTAATTTGCCACTGGATTTTAAAAGACCATTACCGTGCTTACCTCCAAAGACAGTACAGTAAAAGGCAGAGAACATAAGCACATAAAAATATACCGCTTGTTTCATAGAACCTCTACACTTTTTATATTATTAAAATTTTTTCTAATATACTATTATTATAAATTAATTAATTTTTAATATTCAATAGTTTTTATTCAAGATGCACCACATTGCACAAGGCAGCTTTGTAATGTATCCACTGTTATATCTAAGCAAGCTCGAATACAGGTATCTTTATCAGGATACAGTTGTTGTGCCAAGGCATTTGAGCCTTGCGGTTGAGCTTGAGAGGTAATTGGATAATCGATAACTTCTTCTGGATAAATATCTTGATAATTAGCTGGAGTATCCAAATTGTTATAATCAAGATCAGGATAATAACTAGTATTTAGGTAATTTTGATAATAAAAATTAGGATTAGCCCGTTGCTGCCAATCACGGTTACGCCCCTTATAATTTCTTGAATACCTAGTGAAATTATAGGAGTTTTGACGTACCGTAGGGTAGTTAGCTATCTGACCTGCTAATGAGGTAGTGGCATTTCGCTTTTGTGAAATAGTAATACCTTGAGGCGATACAGCACTAAACTGAGTTGTGCCTGTTGCACCAAATGTAGTTGCTGTTGGCCGAGTACCAAAACCTTGACGGCCACTAACAGCACGTCTAGTAAATGTTGGAGCCTGACTCGTAATTACTAAGATAAAAAACAGTAACTTAAAAATTTTTTTTTTCATAAGTAGCTTTCTTGTTACATAAATTGACCAATATATTCAAGGATATCTTCGTATAAAGGAGTCTTTGCCAGTAAACCTTCTTTTGCTATACCACTTTCTGGACCACTTAAACCAAGACGCCGCCTAAACAGCTGGCCTATCTTTTTATACGATTCATCTTCTGTTTCTTTATACTTCTCGCGAGCTAAATGAACATACCCTTTTTCTTGTAAACGCTTTACCGGCATAGAACCAACAAACGCATGAACAAGGTGAGGCAATCCAAAATAGACAGATTGTTGTATATGTCCATCAGTTGGCTTTAAAGCCGCTTCATGCAAGAGTGGATAGTTTTTGATTAATGCTTTAAGATCCTTTTTGCTTGCTGGCCCTAAAAAGCTATAATCTGGTGTATTTTTAAGTAACAGCTGGGGAGTTCTTCCTTTAGAATCTTTTACTTGTGTGTTTGCTCCATGCTCAAGGAGTAATTTAATAAATTCTCTATCAGCCATATTTGCCGCTGTATGCAACGGTGTCCAGCCTAAAAAGTCAGATAAATTAGGATCAGCTTTATTTTCAAGTAAAAGTTTTACAAGCTCAGTACTGCCTAAAAGCAATGCTTTATCAAGTGGTCGAGCACCTAACTTATCTTGTGCATTTACCTGGGCACCTCGCTGTAGAAGATCTTTTATTGTTGGCAAAAGGATATGAGTATCTTCTAGATACAAACCTTTATCAAGTGCCGTTAAAAGTTGTTCATTGAGCGCTCGGGGCGTTTGCATGCCAAAAGAGCACATACACAAACTATTTAGTAGCAATAGACAAATACGTATCACTTTATAACCTCGCTACTCTAGCACTAGTATCTATTTTCTAATTATCTAATTACTTGTTATAACTTTTATTTTACAATATTTATTGTATATTAGTCAATAATAATTAAAAAATTGATTTTGTTATACAGTAATAGTTAATATTATAATAATAAATAGGTGTATTTTTTAGACTTTCTACCACTATTACTTAAGGAAACATATGCAAGCTCTCTCTCTTAAAAACAAGCTTGGTATTTTACTACTAAGCCTACTATTCTACACACTAACTAGCGAAGAAATGTCTATGACCAGTATTACTATGGTAACTCAGCTTAAAGATAAACAAGGAGAGGCATTTGATAGAGAATTTATAAAGCATATGATCCCTCACCATCAAAGCGCACTTGATATGGCTCAACTAGCATTAACTCATGCCAAGCGACCAGAAATTAAAAAACTGGCAAAAAACATACTCAGTACTCAACAAAAAGAGATTAACTTGATGGAAGAATGGCAAAAATCTTATTATCCAAAAAGTTTTGAGTAGTTTATACTATTATTAAATTAGTTTTAATAATCACCGTTACTTCTAGCAAAAATGTCTTTTTATAATAAACTTTGTACCGAATTTTATGACTTAGAAACGCCCTGGGCATCAGAACAAGAAGTGCTTTTCTATAGCTCTTTTCTGGAGCAGTATCCAGGTATTTGGCTTGAGGCCATGTCTGGCTCAGGTAGACTTTTGCTTCCACTGCTTAAACATGGTTATAACATTCAAGGCGTAGATAACTCAGAGCATATGATTCAAAGTTGCCTAAAGCGTGCAACCAACCAATACGGTACCCCAGTAATTTTTAATCAATCGCTCACTGATCTTACATTAGAAAGAAAGTATGCTGGAGTATGTATTACTTATAGCTCTTTTCAGCTTATTTATGACCGGGATCAAGCCTTTAAAGCGCTTGAACAACTTAACAAATGTTTGCTGCCTGGCGGCATACTTATCTTAGAATGTTTTATCCCGTGGGACATAATTAAAGACACCATTTGCGGTCAAACACCCCTAAAAACAGCTGGTCCCTATACAACAAAACGTGTTTTACAGAGTATTAACGGCACGCTTTTGTATCTTAAAAGCTCTATAACCTTAGATACTCAGGCACAACGGATGACCAGTAAAGGTATTTTTGAAAGAAGAACTTTGGCAGGCACTCTTCTTGAACAAGAGCAGGAAGAGCATATTATTACCTGGTATTACCAGTATGAAATGGAACTTTTACTTGAAAAAGCTGGTTTTAAATTAATTGCTCTTTATCAAAACAGTCACCATTTAGAACCTCAAGATAGTGTCTTTACGGCTGTTAAATATTAACACTAGTATCATAAAAATGAGCTGCAATCATTTCATGCATTAAAGATATAAGCGTTTGTAGATGCTTTTCTTGCTCTTTGTTTAGTGCTTCTTTTTTTGCTAAAGCAGCACTATCAATCAGTTTAAACTGATTTTTCAAAGCATCATAACAGCTATCAATTAGTATTTGATCAAATGTAGGCGTATCTTCTTTTGGATTTTTAAGAATATAAGCTTCTAGTACAATTAAAAACTGGGCACTCTTTTTGCCGAGCGTAAAAAAAGCATGGCTTATTTTTTTTTGGGTATCAGTAAATGATGTTTTTGTTATCACCGGTGCTTTAACACGCACTTCTTTTACAAAAAACTGCTCTACTTTACTTAGATTTTTTTTAAGTTCTTGTAGCTGAATTGTATTTAAGGCAAGCTTTGCAAGCGCTCGTCGATCAGCTACCTGCATTTTAAACCCTTCTAGTACTTCAAACATACAATAGTATGCAAATCTCTCTTGTACCTCAGCGTCAGGTATTCTAATAAGTTCAACACTAAGATGGATAAGTTCTTGTGCAAAACTTTCACCTACTCTATGAGCATTGCTTACAAGCTGCTTTTGATTACCTACACATAACGAAGTATTTATAGCTAATAGGAAAATAGCCACACTAGGAATTAATTTTATTTTCATACTACTCTCTTAGCGTTGAAATAATAACGTAAACGTCACTTAGTATAGAGAGTTACCTAACTTAATCAATAATCAGC contains these protein-coding regions:
- a CDS encoding ankyrin repeat domain-containing protein translates to MKQAVYFYVLMFSAFYCTVFGGKHGNGLLKSSGKLNSIKEEDMPYLSHDIFYTTPLHRAAKENNISLVKDFIKNEAYVNAQDGFQDTP
- a CDS encoding ankyrin repeat domain-containing protein → MIRICLLLLNSLCMCSFGMQTPRALNEQLLTALDKGLYLEDTHILLPTIKDLLQRGAQVNAQDKLGARPLDKALLLGSTELVKLLLENKADPNLSDFLGWTPLHTAANMADREFIKLLLEHGANTQVKDSKGRTPQLLLKNTPDYSFLGPASKKDLKALIKNYPLLHEAALKPTDGHIQQSVYFGLPHLVHAFVGSMPVKRLQEKGYVHLAREKYKETEDESYKKIGQLFRRRLGLSGPESGIAKEGLLAKTPLYEDILEYIGQFM
- a CDS encoding DUF305 domain-containing protein; this encodes MQALSLKNKLGILLLSLLFYTLTSEEMSMTSITMVTQLKDKQGEAFDREFIKHMIPHHQSALDMAQLALTHAKRPEIKKLAKNILSTQQKEINLMEEWQKSYYPKSFE
- a CDS encoding class I SAM-dependent methyltransferase, which encodes MSFYNKLCTEFYDLETPWASEQEVLFYSSFLEQYPGIWLEAMSGSGRLLLPLLKHGYNIQGVDNSEHMIQSCLKRATNQYGTPVIFNQSLTDLTLERKYAGVCITYSSFQLIYDRDQAFKALEQLNKCLLPGGILILECFIPWDIIKDTICGQTPLKTAGPYTTKRVLQSINGTLLYLKSSITLDTQAQRMTSKGIFERRTLAGTLLEQEQEEHIITWYYQYEMELLLEKAGFKLIALYQNSHHLEPQDSVFTAVKY